A stretch of the Notamacropus eugenii isolate mMacEug1 chromosome 2, mMacEug1.pri_v2, whole genome shotgun sequence genome encodes the following:
- the LOC140527743 gene encoding C-C motif chemokine 4-like, translating into MKISMAAFSILLVMAFSSLASSVQVGSDPPTSCCFSYVSQQIPRKFVTDYFETSNLCSQPAVVFQTKRGRQVCANPSDAWVQSYVEDLELN; encoded by the exons ATGAAGATCTCTATGGCTGCCTTCTCCATCCTCCTGGTCATGGCCTTCAGCTCTCTGGCATCCTCTGTACAAG TGGGCTCTGACCCTCCCACCTCCTGCTGCTTCTCCTATGTCAGCCAACAGATCCCCAGAAAGTTTGTGACAGACTATTTTGAGACCAGCAACCTGTGCTCCCAGCCAGCTGTGGT GTTCCAGACCAAAAGAGGTCGACAGGTGTGTGCCAACCCCAGTGATGcctgggttcagagctatgtggaAGATCTGGAGCTGAACTGA
- the LOC140527744 gene encoding C-C motif chemokine 4-like, producing the protein MKVSVAALSILLVMAFNSLASSAPMGSDPPTSCCFSYASQQIPRKFVTDYFETSSLCSQPAVVFQTKRGRQVCANPSDAWVQSYVEDLELN; encoded by the exons ATGAAGGTCTCTGTGGCAGCCCTCTCCATCCTCCTGGTCATGGCTTTCAACTCTCTGGCATCCTCTGCACCAA TGGGCTCTGACCCTCCCACCTCCTGCTGCTTCTCCTATGCCAGCCAACAGATCCCCAGAAAGTTTGTGACAGACTATTTTGAGACCAGCAGCCTGTGTTCCCAGCCAGCTGTGGT GTTCCAGACCAAAAGAGGTCGACAGGTGTGTGCCAACCCCAGTGATGcctgggttcagagctatgtggaAGATCTGGAGCTGAACTGA
- the LOC140523956 gene encoding C-C motif chemokine 4-like: protein MKVSVAAFSILLVMAFSSLASSAPVGSDPPTSCCFSYVSQQIPRKFVTDYFETSSLCSQPAVVFQTKRGRQVCANPSDAWVQSYVEDLELN, encoded by the exons ATGAAGGTCTCTGTGGCTGCCTTCTCCATCCTCCTGGTCATGGCCTTCAGCTCTCTGGCATCCTCTGCACCAG TGGGCTCTGACCCTCCCACCTCCTGCTGCTTCTCCTATGTCAGCCAACAGATCCCCAGAAAGTTTGTGACAGACTATTTTGAGACCAGCAGCCTGTGCTCCCAGCCAGCTGTGGT GTTCCAGACCAAAAGAGGTCGACAGGTGTGTGCCAACCCCAGTGATGcctgggttcagagctatgtggaAGACCTGGAGCTGAACTGA
- the LOC140527745 gene encoding C-C motif chemokine 4-like, which translates to MKVSLAALSILIVMAFSSLASSAPMGSDPPTSCCFTYVSQQFPRKFVTDYYETSSLCSQPAVVFLTKRGRQVCANPRDDWVQTYMDDLELN; encoded by the exons ATGAAGGTCTCTCTGGCTGCCCTCTCCATCCTCATAGTCATGGCCTTCAGCTCTCTGGCATCCTCTGCACCAA TGGGCTCTGACCCTCCCACCTCTTGTTGCTTCACCTATGTCAGCCAACAGTTCCCCAGAAAATTTGTGACAGACTATTATGAGACCAGCAGCCTGTGTTCCCAACCAGCTGTGGT GTTCCTGACCAAAAGGGGCCGTCAGGTGTGTGCCAACCCCAGAGATGACTGGGTTCAGACTTATATGGATGACCTGGAGCTGAACTGA